From a single Parambassis ranga chromosome 2, fParRan2.1, whole genome shotgun sequence genomic region:
- the LOC114448516 gene encoding phosphatidylinositol 4-phosphate 5-kinase type-1 alpha-like, with translation MATAAEEPPGLQGHTGNAAGTRKNVSTEGPSTSMSQTMKKTIGHRGIDPTGETTYKKTTSSALKGAIQLGITHTVGSLSQKPERDVLLQDFEVVESIFFPSEGSNLTPAHHYGDFRFKTYAPIAFRYFREMFGIRPDDYMYSLCKDQLIELSNSGASGSLFYVSSDDEFIIKTVQHKEAEFLQKLLPGYFMNLNQNKRTLLPKFYGLYCVQAGGKNIRIVVMNNLLPNAVRMHFKYDLKGSTYKRRASAKEREKAVPTNKDLDFMQYLPDGLLLDGDKYSAVCKTLQRDCLLLQSFKIMDYSLLMGIHNVDQACREQASEEAVAGAADQRRPQGQKSLYSTALEAIQAETGSMGSPETEDRTGGIPARNSKGERLLIYIGIIDILQSYRLVKKLEHSWKALVHDGDTVSVHRPSFYAERFLKFMCNTVFRKISLKTSPSKKRRAVTHGNVRRVAGSMPPLSTQTSTNSQHHSLQHQSSVDAREDADVIQWGRPDLLPEALPPSDTAGSTPETAVSSTSIKSALPHPQDNSKSVGVTLNNTLSKDQGNSSTPKRSLFGSLEESIGAEDVISLSDIVPNASKCSV, from the exons ATggccacagctgcagaggagcctcctGGGCTGCAAGGCCACACTGGCA ACGCAGCTGGAACTCGAAAAAATGTTTCTACAGAG GGTCCAAGCACTAGCATGTCTCAGaccatgaaaaaaacaattggCCACCGTGGAATTGATCCCACTGGGGAGACGACATACAAGAAG ACCACATCCTCGGCTCTGAAAGGTGCTATCCAGTTAGGCATCACGCACACAGTGGGTAGCTTAAGTCAAAAACCTGAGAGAGACGTGCTGCTGCAGGACTTTGAGGTAGTGGAGAGCATTTTTTTCCCAAG TGAGGGCAGTAACCTGACACCAGCCCACCACTATGGAGACTTCAGGTTCAAAACATACGCCCCCATCGCCTTTCGCTACTTCAGAGAGATGTTTGGCATCCGACCAGATGACTACATG tactctctgtgtaaggaccaGTTGATCGAGCTGTCAAACTCCGGAGCCAGTGGATCTCTGTTCTACGTCTCAAGTGATGATGAGTTCATCATCAAGACAGTGCAGCACAAAGAGGCTGAATTTCTACAGAAACTGCTGCCAGGATACTTCATg AACCTGAACCAGAACAAGCGGACCTTACTACCCAAGTTTTATGGGCTGTACTGTGTCCAGGCAGGCGGTAAAAATATCCGCATTGTAGTTATGAACAATCTGCTGCCTAACGCTGTACGAATGCACTTCAAGTATGATTTAAAGGGATCCACCTATAAACGACGAGCGTCtgctaaagagagagagaaggctgtACCCACGAACAAGGATCTGGATTTTATGCAGTACCTGCCTGATGGGCTGCTGCTGGATGGTGACAAATACAGTGCTGTTTGTAAGACCCTTCAGAGGGACTGTTTG CTCTTGCAGAGTTTCAAGATTATGGACTACAGCCTTCTTATGGGAATTCATAATGTAGATCAGGCCTGTCGAGAGCAGGCCAGTGAGGAAGCAGTGGCTGGGGCCGCGGACCAAAGAAGACCTCAAGGCCAAAAGTCCCTGTACAGCACAGCTCTAGAGGCCATCCAGGCGGAGACGGGAAGTATGGGATCACCGGAAACAGAGGACAG AACGGGAGGAATTCCAGCACGAAACTCGAAGGGTGAGAGGCTGCTGATATACATCGGTATCATTGACATCCTGCAGTCCTACAG ATTAGTAAAGAAGCTCGAACACTCCTGGAAAGCCTTGGTTCATGATGGG gacactgtatcagtgcaCAGACCGAGTTTCTATGCAGAAAGATTTCTGAAATTTATGTGCAATACAGTCTTCAGAAAGATTTCAC TAAAGACTTCGCCATCTAAGAAGCGCCGTGCAGTGACCCACGGTAATGTGAGGAGAGTAGCTGGGTCCATGCCTCCTCTGTCGACCCAAACCAGCACCAACAGCCAGCACCATTCACTTCAACATCAAAGCAGTGTCGACGCCAGAGAAGATGCAGacg TCATACAGTGGGGCCGTCCTGACCTCCTCCCCGAAGCCTTACCGCCCAGTGACACTGCTGGCAGCACGCCTGAAACCGctgtctcctccacctccatcaaGTCAGCTCTGCCTCACCCTCAGGATAACTCCAAATCAGTGGGAGTGActttaaacaacacactgaGCAAAGACCAGGGGAACAGCAGCACCCCCAAGAG AAGCCTGTTTGGGAGTCTGGAAGAAAGTATCGGTGCTGAGGATGTCATCTCTCTGAGCGACATAGTTCCTAATGCAAGCAAATGCTCT GTGTAA
- the LOC114448526 gene encoding 26S proteasome non-ATPase regulatory subunit 4, protein MVLESTMVCVDNSEYMRNGDFLPTRLQAQQDAVNIVCHSKTRSNPENNVGLITMANNCEVLTTLTPDTGRILSKLHAVQPKGQICFCTGIRVAHLALKHRQGKNHKMRIIAFVGSPVEDNEKDLVKMAKRLKKEKVNVDIINFGEEEVNTEKLTAFINTLNGKEGTGSHLVTVPPGPSLADALLSSPILAGEGGSMMGLGASDFEFGVDPSADPELALALRVSMEEQRQRQEEEARRAAAASAAEAGMPTPTADESEEALLKMSVSQPESGAAVLPDFSSMTEEEQIAYAMQMSLAGGEYGEMDTGAPMDTAESAKEEDDYDVMQDPEFLQSVLENLPGVDPNNEAIRNAMGSLASQTGNKPDSKKDEEKKK, encoded by the exons ATGGTGCTGGAAAGTACTATGGTCTG TGTGGACAACAGTGAATACATGAGAAATGGAGACTTCCTGCCAACGAGGCTACAGGCTCAACAAGACGCTGTCAACATCGTTTGCCACTCAAAAACACGCAGCAATCCAGAAAACAATGTGGGCCTTATCACTATGGCAAA TAACTGTGAGGTCCTGACCACACTGACACCGGATACTGGCCGCATTCTGTCCAAACTCCATGCTGTCCAGCCCAAAGGACAGATCTGCTTCTGCACAGGCATCAGAGTAGCTCAT CTGGCCTTAAAGCACAGACAAGGAAAAAATCACAAAATGAGGATCATTGCCTTTGTTGGGAGTCCTGTGGAGGATAATGAAAAGGAT CTTGTGAAGATGGCAAAACgcttgaaaaaagaaaaagtgaacgTGGACATTATCAACTTtggagaggag gagGTGAACACAGAAAAGCTGACTGCTTTTATAAACACTCTGAATGGGAAAGAGGGGACAGGCTCCCACCTGGTCACAGTCCCTCCAGGTCCCAGTCTGGCTGATGCTCTGCTGTCTTCTCCTATCCTGGCTGGTGAAGGAGGCTCCATGATGGGTCTTGGTGCCAGTGACTTCGAGTTTGGTGTAGATCCCAGTGCTGATCCCGAGCTGGCCTTG GCCCTTCGTGTATCGATGGAGGAGCAGCGACAGAGGCAGGAAGAAGAAGCacgcagagctgctgctgcttcagctgctgagGCAGGCATGCCTACACCCACTGCAGATG AATCAGAAGAGGCCTTATTGAAGATGTCGGTATCTCAGCCTGAGAGTGGTGCAGCAGTGCTTCCTGACTTCAGCAGcatgacagaggaggagcagattgCCTACGCCATGCAGATGTCTCTCGCCGGAGGTG AGTATGGTGAAATGGACACGGGAGCCCCCATGGACACTGCAGAATCGGCCAAG GAGGAAGACGACTATGACGTGATGCAAGACCCAGAGTTCCTCCAGAGCGTCCTGGAGAACCTACCCGGTGTCGACCCAAACAACGAGGCTATCCGCAACGCCATGGGCTCTCTGGCCTCGCAGACAGGAAACAAGCCAGACAGCAAAAAGgatgaagagaaaaagaaatga